The Marinobacter bohaiensis genome segment ACCCGGGCGGTGGTTGCCGATGGGACGGAGGACGTGTTCGCCGAACTGGCCGAGGCGGGTGCCGGCGTGGTGCATTGACACCGGGCGCTCCCAACCGTTTTAGCGGGCTCAAGATAACCGTATCCAAGGAGACGAAGCATGGTGCCAGACGACGACCTGGCCCTGATGATCGACCTGTACGAGTTGACCATGGCCCAGGCCTATTGGTCGCGTGGTATGAACGAAACGGCGGTGTTCAGTCTGTTCTTCCGCAAGCTGCCCGAACACCGCAATTTCATGCTTGCCTGCGGGCAGCAGCACGTGACCCGGGTGGTCGAGTCCCTGCGCTTCTCCGACGCGCAGATCGAGCGCCTGCGCTCGCTGGACCGGTTCAGTGATGGCTTCCTGGCGTGGCTACGGAACTTCCGGTTCAGCGGCAGCATCCAGGCGATGCCGGAGGGGACGCCCGTGTTTCCCCAGGAGCCGCTGCTGGAAGTGGAAGCCCCGATTGCCGAAGCCCAGATCCTGGAAACCCTGCTGATGAACTACGTCCACCTGGAAACGGTGCTGGCGTCCAAGGCGGTGAGGCTGGCGCTGGCGGCCGATGGCCGGCCGGTGGTGGACTTCGGGATGCGCCGCATGCACGGCCTGGACGCGGCCTATCGCGGCGTCCGCGCTTTTCGCATGGCCGGGTTGGCGGGCACGAGCAACGTGCTGGCGGGGCTGGATTTCGGGCTGCCCATCCGCGGCACCATGGCGCACAGCTTCGTGCAGGCCTGCGACAGCGAGATGGAAGCTTTTCGGACCTACGCCGAGCGTTTCCCGGGCACTACGCTGCTGGTGGATACCTACGACACCGAGCGGGCCGTCGCGGCGATCATCCGCTGGCTCAAGTCGGAGCCGTCAATGGAGATCGGTGCCATTCGCCTGGACTCCGGGGATTTTGCCGAGCAGGCGGTGCACTGTCGGCGCATGCTCGATGAGGCGGGGCTGGGTCGCATCTCGATCATGGCCAGCGGTGGCCTGGATGAGCACAAGATCGACGCGCTGTGTCGCTCCAGTGTACCACTGGACGGCTTCGGCGTGGGCACCTCGGTGGGGGCATCGTCAGATGCGCCGTCGCTGGAACTGGCGTACAAGCTGACCGAATACGCCGGCCGGCCACGCATGAAGAACTCGCCGGGCAAACAGTCGTTTCCCGGCCCCAAGCAGGTGTTCCGGCAGCGGGATGCGGATGGGATCTTCCTCGGGGACACCATTACACACCGTGAGGAAACCGCCGAAGGCGAGCCCTTACTGGTGTCGACTCTGCGCGCGGGCCATCGCGTTGAGGGTGCCCTGTCGCCGTTGGCGGATGCCGCCGACCATGCCCGGGCGGCTGTCGCGGCCTTACCGGCATCGCTGCGAACGCTCCGGGATGGGGTTGCCTACCCGGTGGCGATCAGTGATCGGCTGCGGCGCCTGCAGCGGGAAACACTGGTCCGGGTGCAGCCTCATTATGACGACGGTTGCTAAACGAGGCAGGCTTAGCGTGAATCCATCTGAACGGTTGCGCGCCGCCATCTGTTGAAGTCGTATAATCGAGTCGTAAGTGCAACTATTTCCTTGCCAAATGGGGGAGGGATGAGCATGAAACGGCTCTATTACCTGACCCGGACCATCGACAGTGTGTCCGAGATATCCGAAGACCTGCACGATCATGGCGTCACCGACTGGCGCTTCCACATCGTGTCCAGGGACGAAGCCGGTCTCTACACCCACAGTCTGCATCGCGCCGGCGTGCTCGATCGTACCGATCTCGTCCGTTACGTCGAACGGGGCGTGATGATCGGCGCATTACTGGCGTTCACCTTTATCCTGACCGCCCAGGTGATCGGCGTTCCGGCCTGGCCCATGAGCGCCTGGATCGCGCTGCTGTTGTTTGCTGTGCTGGCCGGCGGCTGGCTGGGCGGTTTCGGTGGTATCGGCGCGGAGCACTACCGCATCCGCCGCTTCCACCAGGCCATCGACGACGGTCAGTACCTGGTGATGGTCGACTGTCCCGCCAAACACCTGGTGACGATGAAACACCTGATGGCCGAAAATCACCCCGAGGCCCAGCTCCAGGGCGCCAGCGGAACCCACACCAACCCGTTTGCAGCCGCCGACGGCCGGGTCCACATCGTCTGACGCCGAGTTGGAAGCGACGCCGGAAGGCCCTGCCGTCAGGCGCTCCGGCGTATCCCTTCGGTGGTTGATGTGGCGGATGCGGTGTACGACTGCGTGCTGACCGACTCCACACTGTGCAGTTTGGCGATCTGTGCCTGCAGCATGTCGATGGCGCGGGAGCCGCTGAGCGCCATGTCGATGGCCAGGTAACCGTCGTCGCTGTGGACCTGCATCTGCTCGATGCGGAAGCCACGAATCCGTGTGACCTGACACAGGCGCTCCAGAGCGGCGGGTTCCGCCTGCATCCGGCAGCGAATCGAGTGGGTGGTGGAGTGGGCGCGCGTCGAAGGCGTCATGCGGCGTTTTCCTTGTTCCGGGTTGACGGTGTGCGGTTGGGGCGCTGGCTTTCGTCCAGCATCTCGCGGTTGGAGGCGCCGGGCTTGACGATGGGCCAGACGTTTTCGCTGCGGTCGATGGCCACGTGCAGCAGCATGGGGCCGTCGTAGGCGAGGATCGTCTGGATGCCCCGGCGAATCTGGTCGCTGCGTTCGATGGCCAGCGTGGGAATGTCGAAGGCCCTGGCCAGGGCCAGGAAATCCGGGTTGTCGTCCAGGTTGATCTGGCTTTCCCGGTTGCCGTAGAACAGCTCCTGCTGCTGGCGCACCATGCCCAGGCACTGGTTGTCCAGAATAACCAGCTTGATGGGCAGGTTGTGGCGGCGGATGGTGGCCAGTTCCTGGGCGTTCATCATGAACGAGCCGTCGCCGGTCACGTTGATCACCGGCCGGTCCGGGCAGGCGAACTGGGCGCCAATGGCGGCGGGCAGGCCGAAGCCCATGGTGCCCAGGCCGCCGCTGCTGAGATGCGAGCGCGGGTGGTCGAATTGGAAGTGCTGCGCCACCCACATCTGGTGTTGGCCCACGTCGCAGGCGACGATGGTCTCCCGCGGGGTCAGCGCCGAGAGCTGACGGATGAAGCCCGGTCCGGAAATCGGCGCGTGCGGGTCGTCGTTGGTGGCGGCTTGAAAACCGTGGGTCTTGCGCCAGTCCGAACACCGGCGGCGCCAGTCGTCGATGGCCAGCGGTTGATCGTCGAGGGCGTCGGCCAGCGCGTCCAGGATCGGCGCGATGTCTCCGCGCACCGCCAAGTCCGCCGGCTTGAGCTTGCCCAACTCGGCCGCGTCGGTGTCGATGTGGATCAGGCGGGCGTTGGGCGCGAAACCGTCCAGCACGCCGGTGGCGCGATCGTCCAGCCGCGCGCCGACAACCAGCAGCAGGTCACAGGCGTCGACCGCCAGGTTGGCGGCGCGGGAGCCGTGCAGGCCAAGCATCCCCAACTGGTCCGGGTTGTCGCGACCCGGGTTGCCAATGCCCTTGAGCGTGACCACGTTGGGCAGTGCCGAAGCGCTCGCGAACCTGCGGAAGGCGTTCTCGGCGCCGGCCAGGCTGATGCCGCCGCCGCTGTAGAGCAGGGGCTGGCGGGCCTGGCGCAGCATGTCGAGGATCTGCTGGAGTGTCCCGGCGTCGGCGCTTTCGGCGTCCATGGCCGGTGCCTCTGGCGCCTGACGGTCCGCAATGTCCGTGAGCAGGATGTCCTTGGGAATGTCGATCCACACCGGTCCGGGACGGCCGGACTGGGCCAGTTGCATCGCTTCCTCCATGATGCCCGGCAGCGACTCGGCGTCTTCGATCAGGTAGCTGTGCTTCACGATGCCCAGGGTCATGCCCAGAATGTCCGTTTCCTGGAAGGCGTCGGTGCCGATCAGGGGCGAGGGCACCTGGCCGGTGATAACCAGCATGGGTACCGAGTCACGGTGGGCGTTGGCCACGCCGGTGATCAGGTTGGTGGCTCCGGGGCCGGAGGTGGCGATGCAGACACCGAGCTTGCCGCTGGCGCGGGCGTAGCCGTCGGCGGCCAGGGCGCAGGCCTGCTCGTGACGGCACAGCACGTGCTCAACGCCCACCTGGTCGTGGGCGACCAGGGCATCGTATAGCGGCATGATGCAACCGCCGGGATAGCCGAAAACGGTGTCGATCTGATGGCGCTTGAAGGCGTCGAGTATGTGCTGTGCAGCGTTCACGTTGATTTCCCTTTTTCGTGCAGCAAAAAAAAGCCCCCGGGACCTTTCGGTGCCGGGGGCTTTCGGTGTTCTGACTGGTTGTGGTCTAGCTCATCCTGTCATCCACGCAAAAGCCCCCGGTTGGCACCACGACCACCAGGACTAGCTTTACGATGACGACGACAGAGTTGAACAGCATGATTCGGTTCTTTCGACCACAAACAGGTTTAAGTGGCCAAAACATAACCTGATGTCCGGTTTGGGGGCAAGGATTTTTTTGTGTGTCGGCGAGATTCAGGCGGAGACCGCGCTGTCACCTATGCCCTCTAATTCTCCTGCCGATAAGGCAACGCCTCCAGTGCCGCATCCCGGTAGCCGCGCACGTCCATCGCCTCTTCTTCGCAGAAATCGGCAATGGCCTCGGCGAAGCCGGGGTGTGCCACCCAGTGCCAGGAATGGGTCAGTTGCGGTTCGAAGCCGCGCACCAGCTTGTGCTCGCCCTGGGCGCCGGCGTCGAAGCAGCGCAGGCCGCGCTCGATGGCCAGTTCGATGCCCTGGTAGTAGCAGGTCTCGAAATGCAGGTGGTCGTACTCCTCCAGGCAGCCCCAGTAGCGCCCGTAGAGCGTGTTTTCTCCGTGCAGGAACAGGGCGCCGGCGATCATCCGCTCGTCCAGGCGCGCCATGATGACGTGCAGCTGCTCCGGCTGGCCGTCGCGCAGGCGCTGGAAGAAATCGCGGTTCAGATAGGGACGCTGGCCGCGCTTGAGATAGGTGGCCTGATAGAACACGTGAAAGGCGTCGAGCACCGAGTCGGGCAGGGCGTGGCCGGGGTAGTGGTCGAATGCGATGCCCTGTTCGGCGATCTGGCGGCGCTCCTTGCGGATCGACTTGCGCTTGCGCGAGGTCAGTTGGGCGAGAAAGTCGTTGAAGCTGTGGTAATCCCGGTTGAACCAGTGGAACTGGCAACCCAGGCGATGCAGGCGGTTTGGGGCCTCCAGCAGGCGCTGATCGGCGCTATTGGGAAACAGCAGGTGCCAGGAATGGCACCCCAGTTCTACGGCAGCCTCATCCAGCAACGGGTTCAGGTCACCGGGCTTCAGACGGTCGCGCAGCGTGGGCGAGAGCAGCAGCCGGTGTCCCTGGGATGGCGTGAATGGTACGGCCATCAGCAGCTTGGGGTAATAGTCCACGCCGTAGCGCGCGTAGGCATCGGCCCAGCCCCAGTCGAACACATACTCGCCCATGGAGTGGGTCTTGCGAAAGGCGGGAATCAGACCGTGCAGTTGGCCGTCCAGGCGAATCAGAAGGTGGGCGGGTTCCCAGCCGGTGGTCGCGGTGGTGCAACCGCTGTGCTCCAGCGCGGCAAAGAAGTGGTGACGCAGGAACGGGTTCCCCGTCCTGCTGAGTCGATCCCAGTCGCCTGGGGCGATGGCGTCGACGGACGCCACCGGCTCGATCGTCAGGTTGTCGGTGCGGGACGGGGTGGTGGAATCGGCCATGGCGGGTCAGGTGACTCCTCGTTGTGACAGGCCACCTAACCATACGCTATTCCCGGCCGATCGATCACGCGTCGTCTTGAGGTGGCTCCGGTGGACGCGGTCCCGGACCGCAATCCGGGCCCTGGCCGGGACCACCGCGGCGCGGACCGGCATCACGCGGCGAGTGCTTCTTGCGCTCCGCCTGCAGTTCCGCCCAGATTTCCCGCTGATCGTCGTTGAGGATGTTGTAGATGGCGCGATATTGCTCGGCGCGGGATTCAATGCGCTGGCGAGCGAACTCGGCCGCCTTGTCAGCTGCTTCGGCGACGGCGTCCTTGTAGTCGCTGCTGTCGGGGTCGCCGCTCATCAGGTCGGGTTTCTCGCCGTTGCGCATGGCCTTGAACTGTTCCATGCGGGCCACGTGGGCTTCGTCGAACAGGTCGCGCAGCTGATCGCGCTGTTCGGCGCTCAGGTCCAGCTTGTCGCTGAGGAAATCGAGACGCTGCTGCAGGCCGCCACGCGGACCCTTGCCATCGTGGTGCATCGGCGGGCGGTCGTCGTGACCGCGGTGTTCGCCGGAAAAGGCCAGCGGGCTGGCAACCATCGCCGCGGCCAGCATGGCCGGGATCATCAGTCGGGATGATTTCATCGCTTTCATGGGCATACTCCCTGTTGGTGACGGCAGACAATGCGTTGCTGCCGGTGACACTGACCACGATACGCTTTCCTGTGTCAGGTTCTGTCAGGCCAACGTAAAGGTTGGGTAAAGGTGGAAAGCGGAATTTTGCCCGCGTGATAGACTGCAGGTCGTTGAATCGCCAGTACACAACGACTGTAGACACAAGACCGGAAGGATGGAGTGCATGCAGGACCGGATTCTGCTCATCGAAGACGATCAGGAATTGCGCACGCTGCTCAGTCGCTACCTCAGCGGCCAGGGCTTTGTGGTTCGCGAAGCGGGAACCGGCCAGGATGGCCTGACCCTGGCGCAGGAGCAGATGGCCGACCTGGTGGTGCTGGATATCATGCTGCCGGACATCAACGGCCTGGATGTGCTGCGCCAGTTGCGGATGCGTACCCGCCTGCCGGTGATCCTGCTGACCGCGCGCGGGGAGGAGACCGACCGCATCGTCGGTTTCGAAGTGGGCGCCGATGACTATATCCCCAAACCCTGCAATCCCCGGGAACTCGTGGCGCGCATCCAGGCGGCGCTGCGACGGGTCGCCTGGGACCATGAAAACCAGCCCCAACGTACCCTGGAAGTGGGCGACCTGCGCATTGATCCGGACCAGCGGCGGGT includes the following:
- a CDS encoding response regulator transcription factor, translated to MQDRILLIEDDQELRTLLSRYLSGQGFVVREAGTGQDGLTLAQEQMADLVVLDIMLPDINGLDVLRQLRMRTRLPVILLTARGEETDRIVGFEVGADDYIPKPCNPRELVARIQAALRRVAWDHENQPQRTLEVGDLRIDPDQRRVFQNGEPVEVTGTEYEILQVLISRAGSVVRKTDLMQWALGRRLTPHDRTLDMHVSNLRRKLDQGDGSRIETVRGLGYSYRGLE
- a CDS encoding Spy/CpxP family protein refolding chaperone — protein: MKAMKSSRLMIPAMLAAAMVASPLAFSGEHRGHDDRPPMHHDGKGPRGGLQQRLDFLSDKLDLSAEQRDQLRDLFDEAHVARMEQFKAMRNGEKPDLMSGDPDSSDYKDAVAEAADKAAEFARQRIESRAEQYRAIYNILNDDQREIWAELQAERKKHSPRDAGPRRGGPGQGPDCGPGPRPPEPPQDDA
- the ilvG gene encoding acetolactate synthase 2 catalytic subunit, which gives rise to MNAAQHILDAFKRHQIDTVFGYPGGCIMPLYDALVAHDQVGVEHVLCRHEQACALAADGYARASGKLGVCIATSGPGATNLITGVANAHRDSVPMLVITGQVPSPLIGTDAFQETDILGMTLGIVKHSYLIEDAESLPGIMEEAMQLAQSGRPGPVWIDIPKDILLTDIADRQAPEAPAMDAESADAGTLQQILDMLRQARQPLLYSGGGISLAGAENAFRRFASASALPNVVTLKGIGNPGRDNPDQLGMLGLHGSRAANLAVDACDLLLVVGARLDDRATGVLDGFAPNARLIHIDTDAAELGKLKPADLAVRGDIAPILDALADALDDQPLAIDDWRRRCSDWRKTHGFQAATNDDPHAPISGPGFIRQLSALTPRETIVACDVGQHQMWVAQHFQFDHPRSHLSSGGLGTMGFGLPAAIGAQFACPDRPVINVTGDGSFMMNAQELATIRRHNLPIKLVILDNQCLGMVRQQQELFYGNRESQINLDDNPDFLALARAFDIPTLAIERSDQIRRGIQTILAYDGPMLLHVAIDRSENVWPIVKPGASNREMLDESQRPNRTPSTRNKENAA
- a CDS encoding ACT domain-containing protein, translated to MTPSTRAHSTTHSIRCRMQAEPAALERLCQVTRIRGFRIEQMQVHSDDGYLAIDMALSGSRAIDMLQAQIAKLHSVESVSTQSYTASATSTTEGIRRSA
- a CDS encoding GNAT family N-acetyltransferase; this translates as MADSTTPSRTDNLTIEPVASVDAIAPGDWDRLSRTGNPFLRHHFFAALEHSGCTTATTGWEPAHLLIRLDGQLHGLIPAFRKTHSMGEYVFDWGWADAYARYGVDYYPKLLMAVPFTPSQGHRLLLSPTLRDRLKPGDLNPLLDEAAVELGCHSWHLLFPNSADQRLLEAPNRLHRLGCQFHWFNRDYHSFNDFLAQLTSRKRKSIRKERRQIAEQGIAFDHYPGHALPDSVLDAFHVFYQATYLKRGQRPYLNRDFFQRLRDGQPEQLHVIMARLDERMIAGALFLHGENTLYGRYWGCLEEYDHLHFETCYYQGIELAIERGLRCFDAGAQGEHKLVRGFEPQLTHSWHWVAHPGFAEAIADFCEEEAMDVRGYRDAALEALPYRQEN
- a CDS encoding nicotinate phosphoribosyltransferase, with amino-acid sequence MVPDDDLALMIDLYELTMAQAYWSRGMNETAVFSLFFRKLPEHRNFMLACGQQHVTRVVESLRFSDAQIERLRSLDRFSDGFLAWLRNFRFSGSIQAMPEGTPVFPQEPLLEVEAPIAEAQILETLLMNYVHLETVLASKAVRLALAADGRPVVDFGMRRMHGLDAAYRGVRAFRMAGLAGTSNVLAGLDFGLPIRGTMAHSFVQACDSEMEAFRTYAERFPGTTLLVDTYDTERAVAAIIRWLKSEPSMEIGAIRLDSGDFAEQAVHCRRMLDEAGLGRISIMASGGLDEHKIDALCRSSVPLDGFGVGTSVGASSDAPSLELAYKLTEYAGRPRMKNSPGKQSFPGPKQVFRQRDADGIFLGDTITHREETAEGEPLLVSTLRAGHRVEGALSPLADAADHARAAVAALPASLRTLRDGVAYPVAISDRLRRLQRETLVRVQPHYDDGC